The DNA window TGTCGGCGATCGGTGTTCGTGCGTAGGTGGAGCGGGCAAGCCCAACAGCTTTGCACGCCAGACGTTTCGACAGACTCATGGTGTTGACGAGCATGTCGACGGCGCGGCGCTTGGCGGCTGGGCTCAGAATTTTCCCTTCGCTACCTCCCGCAGTGCGTCCTTCTCCAGCTCGGCCTCGGCGAGCAGGCGTTTGAGCTTGCCGTTCTGCTCGCGCAGCTCCTTGAGTTCCTTCGCGGCATCGGTGTCCATCCCGCCGTACTGACGCCGCCAGTTGTACAACGTCGCCGCCGACACCTCGAGCTCCGCCGCGATCTCCTCTTGCGTCTTGCCTGCAGCGGTCAGCTCATCGGCACGGCGCAGTTTGCGCACGATGTCCTCGGCAGAGTTGCGCTTCCGTCCAGCCATGTTCTCCATCGTCCTATCCGCCCACTTCAGGGGCAACAAGACTCTAAAACGAGATGGCCCCGTTCACCGGGGACACGCCACTGGGACATCACCAAGCTACGAGGACCATCCAAGGGCGTCTGGTTCCACTTGTACGTCCTGATCGACATCTACTCCCGCTACACCCCGTCCTGGATCGTCTCATCCCACGAAAGCGCTGATCTAGCTGAAGAATTCATCGCCGAAGCTATCGAACGCAACGGCGCGACACCACACACCGTCCATGCCGATCGCGGAGCGTCGATGACCTCGGGTCTCGTGTCGGAACTACTGACGTTTCTCGGAGTCGTCCGATCCCATTCACGACCCAGAGTGTCCAACGACAATCCGTTCTCCGAAGCCCAGTTCAAAACGTTGAAGTATCTGCATGACTTTCCGAAATCGTTTGCCACCCTTGATGATGCCCGAACTTTCCTGGAGGGATTCTTCAACGAGTACAACCACATTCATCACCACTCCGGCATCGGATGGCATACCCCGGCATCGGTACACTTCGGGACCGCGGAGGCGATCGACGAAGCCCGCCAGATCACACTCACCGCAGCATTCGCCGCCAACCCTGCCCGATTCTCGACTCGGCCGACACCACCGAAGATCCCGCACGTCGTCTACATCAACGAACCAGCACTCGAAATCCAGATCAACTGAACGCCCGGTGTCTCACTTGACTTGATTTATTCCGGGACAACCGGCCTGGCCTCAAGCAGCGAATACTTGAGATTGCGCAAATCCCGGACAAGGAAGCGGTGGTAGACCTACTGACTGATATTGAGGTCTGGGCGAAATGGCTCCGCGACGCCCGAAATGCTCTTGGACACTTGAGCACCGGAGAGTTAGAACGGAAGGTCCCGGAAGAAGTTCGCTACAGGCTCACTTATGTCCGTGGCCATGAAAAAGTACCCACTGGTGGCCAGGTCGAGGTCCCCACTGGTGGCCAACTAAAAGTCCCCACCCCGTGTTCGTCGTGTCGATCAGGAACTTTTGGCCCGAGCGGTGACGGTGAAGGTGCCAACCACACACCGCACCACCCGGGGAGTTCCATTGAAGAGGTTGATGCCCCTGGCGGGGCGCTCGCGGGTGGATGAAACTTAGTGGTGCGTCACCCGCTGACGTCGGTGCAGATTGGCACCCTTCAAGTCCGTATTGAAGAGTGACGGTGGAGTCCGCACCGGTAGGTACTCCGGGTTGCTGCTGCGAGCGCGTGTCTGAGTTTCGAACGTTTCGCGGACTTCGCGGGTGACGCCCTGGCTAGTAGTTCTGCGGAGGAGGCGTCGAAGATGGAGATCGTATTTTCGAAGGTTGCAGGGATCGACGTGCACAAACGTCAAGTCACTGTGGCGGTGCGGGTTCCGGAGGGTGAGGCCGATAGCGGCCAGAAGCGAACGCAGCGGGTGCGCCGGTTCGCGACCTTCTACGGTGCGCTGCTTGAGATGGCGCAATGGCTTCGCGCCGAACAGGTTACGCACGTCGCGATGGAAGCGACCGGAGTGTACTGGCGGCCAGTGTTTCATGCACTGGCGGAGTTCGATGGGTTCGAAGTCCTATTGTGCAACGCGCACCATGTCAAGAATGTGCCGGGCCGCAAGACCGACGCAACCGATGCGGTGTGGCTGGCTCAGTTGTGTGAGGTCGGGTTGCTGCGGGGCAGTTTCATCCCGCCGGCCGAGATCGCAGCCGTTCGGGAGCTGACCCGGTATCGCCGAAAGTTGACCGAAGAACGCACTCGGGAGACCCAGCGTCTTCACAAGGTCCTCGAGGACGGTGGGATCAAGCTCGATTCGGTTGCGTCCGATTCCCTTGGGGTGTCGGGGCGGGCGATGATCACCGCTCTGATCGACGGAGTGCGCGACCCGGTCGTGTTGGCCAATCTGGCCCGCGGATTGATGCGGAAGAAGATCCCGGATCTGACGTTAGCGCTCTCGGGGCGATTCGCGGCTCACCACGGTGTGCTGGCTGGTCTGCACTTGGACCACATCAATCACCTGAACGAGATGATCGCCCGGTTGGAAACGCGGATCGATGAGGTCGTCGATCCGTTCGCTCGGCAGCGAGATCTGCTGATGACCATCCCCGGCATCGGCAAGCGCGCCGCGGAGACGATCATCGCGGAGATTGGTGTGGACATGTCCCGATTTCCTACCGCTGATCACCTGGCGTCGTGGGCCGGGCTGTGCCCTGGCAACAATGAGTCCGCGGGCAAAAGGAAGAAGACGGCAACCCGTAACGGCAATGCTCACCTGTGTAGTGTGCTGGTGGAGTCGGCGTGGTCGGCCTCTCGTACCAAGACGCGGTTGGGTGCCCGGTTTCGGCGCCTTCACCGGCGGTTCGGCAAGGCCGGCGGGAAGAAAGCCGCTGTCGCCCTGGCCCACACCATCTTGGTGATCGCCTGGCACATTCTGCATGATGAGGTCGAGTACAGCGATTTGGGTGCGGATTTCTATACTCCACGCAACAGTCCAGAGGTTCAGAAGGCCCGCTTGGTCCGGCAGCTCAAGGACCTCGGCTATAGCGTCGAGATCGGACCTGCGGCCTGACCGTCGCCAGCGGAGGTGCCTCGGTCACGTGGTCGGGCGGGAGTTAGTTTCGTCTGAGTCTGCGAGGGACCGTATGGACATCATTTCCACCTACAACCAAGTCGGGTCGTACCGCGCAACCGCCGAACTGTGCGGCACCACCCACAAGACCGTCAGACGCACCGTCGAACGATTCGAAGCCGAACACGCAGGCCAGACTCCTGCCGCCCGCGTCGAACGTGAACACAACTACGACGCCGTGACCGAGTTGGTCACCGAACGCGTCGAAAAATCCCAAGGCAGGATCTCCGCGAAACGGATTCTGCCGATCGCCCGCACTGCCGGCTACGACGGCTCGGACCGCAACTTCCGCCGCCTGGTCGCCGAGGAGAAAGCGAAATGGAAGGCCGCGCATCACCGCGGCCGCCGCCCCGCGGTGTGGGCGCCGGGCGATTACCTGGTCATCGACTGGGCCACCATCGGCGGTCTGCACCTGTTCTGCGCTGTCATGGCCTACTCCCGCTGGCGGTTCGTAGCGTTCGCGACCGACGAGAGAGCAACCACGACAATGGCATTGATCGCAGAAGCGCTCGCCGCGGTCGGCGGTGTCCCGGCGAAAGTCCTCGCCGACCGCATGGCATGCCTCAAGGGCGGTGTCGTCGCGAACGTCGTCATTCCAACCCCGGACTACGTCCGGTTCGCCACCCATTATGGGTTCGCGCCGGACTTCTGCCACGCCAACGATCCACAATCGAAAGGTGTGGTGGAGAACCTCGTCGGCTACGCCCAACGAGATCTCGCCGTCCCGTTGCTCACCGAAGCGGCCGTTGCCGGCACCACCGTCGATGTCCACGCCGCGAACGCGGCCGCGAAGATCTGGTGCGCAGAAGTCAACGCACGGGTGCACTCGGAAACCTGCGCCGTCCCCGACGAACAACTCGATTTGGAGCGAGAACTGCTGTTCGCGTTGCCATCTTTGCGTTTGGAGATCGGGCCACCGCCGGTCACCAGGAAAGTCGACCGCCTCTCCTGCGTGCGGTTCGCCTCGGCCCGGTACTCGGTGCCGGTGAAGTTCATCGGGGCCACGGTCATGCTCAGACAAGTCGACGGACGGCTGATGATCATCGATTCGTCCTCCGGCGAGGTCTTGGCCGAACATGATCTCACGCAGCCGGGAACCGCGTCGGTGCTCGACGAGCACTACGACGGCGCCCGGCCTGCACCGAACAGGGGTCCGCGTCCGAGAACCACTGTCGAGCAACAGTTCTGTGCACTCGGTGACAGCGCCGAGCGGTTCCTGGTCGGTGCCGCGGCAATCGGTAACACCCGGTTGTCCTCCGAGCTCGAGGTGCTTCTTGCGCTCGGCGCCGCGCACGGCCATGAGGCGTTGGTCGGGGCGTTGACACGTGCAGTGGCGTTCCGGCGGTTCAGAGCTGCCGATGTCCGCTCGATCCTCGCCGCAGGAGCCGGCACACCCCAGCCGCGCCCTGCCGGTGATGCGCTGATCCTGGATCTGCCGACCGCTCCGACTCGGTCGTTGGATGCCTACGCGGTCAGGCCGCCGTCCAGCGGGCAGCAGGTGCCGTCATGACCGACACCACCGTCGCTAACGCCACAGCAGGTAAGCCGACCACCGCGGCACCGCAACAGGTTCCCGAACTGGCAGCCGATCTCGATGCAGGGTTGCGGCGACTCAAACTCGCTGCGATCCGCAGGACCGCACCCGAAGTGCTGCTCACCGCCAAAACCCAGCGCTGGACACCGGAGGAAGTGCTGCGGACGCTGGTCGAATCCGAGCTCGCAGCCCGAGACGCCTCGAACATCGTCAACCGACTCAAGGTAGCTGCGTTTCCGGTGACGAAGACATTGGAATCGTTCGACGTCGCTGCGTCATCGATCCAGCCGAAAGTCTTCGACTATCTCTCCAGCTTGGAATGGGTTCGGACGCAATCGAATCTAGCGCTCATCGGGCCCGCGGGGACCGGGAAGTCGCACACCCTGATCGGGCTCGGAGTCGCCGCAGTCCACGCCGGGCACAAGGTCCGTTACTTCACCGCCGCGGATCTGGTCGAAACGTTGTATCGCGGTCTGGCCGACAACACCGTCGGCAAGATCATCGAATCGCTGCTACGGGTCGATCTGATCATCGTCGACGAAATGGGGTTCGCCCCGCTCGACGACACCGGAACGCAACTGCTATTCCGGCTCGTCGCCGGCGCTTACGAACGACGGTCGTTGGCGATCGCCTCGCACTGGCCGTTCGAGCAGTGGGGTCGGTTCCTGCCCGAGCACACCACCGCAGCGTCGATTCTCGACCGACTGCTCCACCACGCAACCATCGTCGTCACCGACGGCGAGTCCTACCGCATGAAAGACGCACAACACCGAAAGGACCGCCCCTGACCAACCGGAAACATCAACACGGGGTGGGGACTTTTACTTGGCCACCAGTGGGGACTTCATCTTGGCCATTGACAACTTACATCACGAAGGCATTGCTGCACCTGGTGTTGATGCAAGAACTGGGGATAAGCCCAGAAACACAACGCGAAGCCGTCAAGAACAACTTTGGATACTCAGCCCGTGTGTTCGGAGAAGGTGTGCGCGCTGTCCAACAGAACTGACGCAGAAACTACACTTGTCCTGTCGACTGCGCTTTATCGGTGACTGCAGCCTTTGATAGTGTGGCGAAGGCGTCTAATCTTGACTGAAACGTAACCCCCACGACCACCAGAGTCACGGTGGAGTTTCGCCTGCGTGCGGTGACCGAAGCGATCAACGGATCGCCCATCGTCGCCGTCGCGGAACGATTCGGTGTCAATGTCCGTGGTGTAAGGCAGCCTAGATTCCATCTGTCGAGGGTGATATGTACGTAACTTACCAAAACAGTGATAGTGGTCTTCGGGTGTATCGATCTGATTCTGGTTAGTGCTTGGGGATAGCTGGTGCAGCATGTGACATATACCGCGGACCTCTCGCAGAGTATGAACTGTTATCTCACGTAGATTTTCTCAATTTGCCACTTTGCGTTGGATGTCAAACATTGACATCCAGGCAGTACGTCGGCGCCCATTTGAGCAAAATCTCCTACGCAAGTCATGCATTTGTATCTACCCGCGGGTCCGAAAGTTC is part of the Rhodococcus sovatensis genome and encodes:
- the istA gene encoding IS21 family transposase, with product MDIISTYNQVGSYRATAELCGTTHKTVRRTVERFEAEHAGQTPAARVEREHNYDAVTELVTERVEKSQGRISAKRILPIARTAGYDGSDRNFRRLVAEEKAKWKAAHHRGRRPAVWAPGDYLVIDWATIGGLHLFCAVMAYSRWRFVAFATDERATTTMALIAEALAAVGGVPAKVLADRMACLKGGVVANVVIPTPDYVRFATHYGFAPDFCHANDPQSKGVVENLVGYAQRDLAVPLLTEAAVAGTTVDVHAANAAAKIWCAEVNARVHSETCAVPDEQLDLERELLFALPSLRLEIGPPPVTRKVDRLSCVRFASARYSVPVKFIGATVMLRQVDGRLMIIDSSSGEVLAEHDLTQPGTASVLDEHYDGARPAPNRGPRPRTTVEQQFCALGDSAERFLVGAAAIGNTRLSSELEVLLALGAAHGHEALVGALTRAVAFRRFRAADVRSILAAGAGTPQPRPAGDALILDLPTAPTRSLDAYAVRPPSSGQQVPS
- the istB gene encoding IS21-like element helper ATPase IstB; amino-acid sequence: MTDTTVANATAGKPTTAAPQQVPELAADLDAGLRRLKLAAIRRTAPEVLLTAKTQRWTPEEVLRTLVESELAARDASNIVNRLKVAAFPVTKTLESFDVAASSIQPKVFDYLSSLEWVRTQSNLALIGPAGTGKSHTLIGLGVAAVHAGHKVRYFTAADLVETLYRGLADNTVGKIIESLLRVDLIIVDEMGFAPLDDTGTQLLFRLVAGAYERRSLAIASHWPFEQWGRFLPEHTTAASILDRLLHHATIVVTDGESYRMKDAQHRKDRP
- a CDS encoding IS110 family transposase; translation: MEIVFSKVAGIDVHKRQVTVAVRVPEGEADSGQKRTQRVRRFATFYGALLEMAQWLRAEQVTHVAMEATGVYWRPVFHALAEFDGFEVLLCNAHHVKNVPGRKTDATDAVWLAQLCEVGLLRGSFIPPAEIAAVRELTRYRRKLTEERTRETQRLHKVLEDGGIKLDSVASDSLGVSGRAMITALIDGVRDPVVLANLARGLMRKKIPDLTLALSGRFAAHHGVLAGLHLDHINHLNEMIARLETRIDEVVDPFARQRDLLMTIPGIGKRAAETIIAEIGVDMSRFPTADHLASWAGLCPGNNESAGKRKKTATRNGNAHLCSVLVESAWSASRTKTRLGARFRRLHRRFGKAGGKKAAVALAHTILVIAWHILHDEVEYSDLGADFYTPRNSPEVQKARLVRQLKDLGYSVEIGPAA